A stretch of DNA from Arachis hypogaea cultivar Tifrunner chromosome 19, arahy.Tifrunner.gnm2.J5K5, whole genome shotgun sequence:
aagcgtgacattctaatAGTGAGGATGTTATAGTAAAGTATCGTTATCCTATCCCTAGGTTAGATGACATGCTTGATGAGTTATATGGTGCATGCATATTCactaaaattgatttgaaaagtgGGTATCATCAAATTAGAATGAAATCAGGGGATGAATGAAAGACTGAATTTAAAACAACACATGAGTTATATGAGTGGTTAGTAATGTCTTCTAGGCTAACTAATGTACCTAGTACTTTTATGCGTCTAATGAACTATGTTTTGCTAGAATTTTTTAGTAAATTTGTTATTgtctattttgataattttttcatttataacACTTGTTTGGATGACTATTTGTCACATGTTTTAGCTATTTTGGAAGTGTTTCGAAAAAATTATATGCCAATCTTAAAAAGTGCACATTTTGTATTGATCGAGTTGTGTTTCTTGATTTTGTTGTGAGTGCGAGTGAAATTGAGGTtgatgagaaaaaggaaaagactaTTCGTGAATGGCTAACGCCTAAGAATGCTTCTGAGGTAAGAAGTTTTTATGGGTTAGTTGGGttttataggagatttataaaaaaaaaaaatttctatcatTGCTGTGCCTTTCACAGAGGTTATCAAAAAAGATGTTGGATTTAAATgggaaaaaaaacaagaaattgcATTTCATACCTTAAAAGATTGTTTGTGTTATGCACCTATTCTTGTTTTACCTAACTTTgataaaatctttgtaattgaatgTGATGCTTCTTGGATTAGTATATGTGCTATTTTGATGCAGGAAAAATGAGCTATTACCTTTTTTAGTGAAAAGTTAAATTTAGCTCAGCGCAAATATTTAACTTATGACAAAGAATTATATGCTTTGGTTCGGGCTTTGGAGGTTTGGCAACACTACCTCTTACTTAAAGAGTTTGTGATTCACACGGATCATGATGAATCTTTGATGCACTTAAAAGGACAAGATAAGCTTGATAAAAGACATGCTAAATGGGTGAAATTCATTAAAACATTTTCATATGTGATTGTCTTTAAATAAGGTAAAGAGAATGTCGTTGTTGATGCTTTATCTCGGAGGTATGCTTTGATTATTACACTTACTTGTAAGTTGTTAGAATTTGAGTTTTTAAAGGAGTTGTATGTAACTGATTCTGACTTTTCTGCTATTTATACTTCTTGTGAACATGGTgcatttaacaaattttatagacatgaaattttttttttcgtggtAATAGAATTTGTGTGTCTGCTTGTACAATGAGGGACTTGCTTGTTCTGGAATCACATAATGGGGTTTGATGAATCATTTTGGTGTGCATAAGAGATTGAATGTATTATCTGAACATTTTATTGACCACATATGCAtagagattttaaaaaaatttgtgctAAGTGTATTGCATGTCAACAGGCTAAATCTAAATCTTTACTACATGGTTTGTATACCCCCTTACTTGTTCCTATGCATTTGTGAGTTGATATTTTCATGGATTTTGTGTTTAGTTTGCCTCgaactaagaaaaataaagatagcATTTTTGTTGTGGTTGACAAGTTTAGTAAAATGGCTCATTTCATTGCATGCCATAAAACTGATGATGTAACAAATATTACTGATCTGTTTTTTAGAAAGATTGTGCGCTTGGATGGTGTTCCCcaaactattattttttatcgtGACGTAAAACTTTTGAATCATTTTTGGAAGTTTTATGGagtaaattaggcacaaaattatTATACTCTACTACTTGTCATTCTTAGATTGATGGTCAAACTGAACTAGTAAATAGAATATTAGGGACCTTATTACGTACtattattgttaaaaatttaaaaacttggGAAGATTGTTTAGCTTTTATTAGTTTGCTTATAATAGAAACATTCATTCATCAAcaggtttttctttttttgaactTGTGTATGATTTTAATCCCTTAACTATCTTGAACTTATTACCTTTGTGTTTGAGTGATCTTGTTAGCTTGGATGCAAATAGCAAAGCTAAAAAGGTTAAAGAAATGCACGTGAAAGTATGTGAGTTGCTTGAAAAGAAAAACAGGTCGACAGCTCAAAGGGTGAATAAAGATTGACGACTACTTGTCTTTGAACCTGGTGATTGGGTATGGGTTCTTTTGAGAAAGGAGAAGTTTCCTACTCAAAGAAAATCCAAGTTAGACCCTAGGGGTGATGGTCCATTTCAGGTGCTCGAAAGGATCAATAACAATGCTTACAAGATTGACTTTCCAGGTGAGTATAATGTGTTAGCTACTTTTAATCTCTCTGACCTATTTCCTTTTAATTTGGATgcagattcgaggacgaatctttttcaGGAGAGAGGGAATGATATGAGCTCTGTACGTGGGACAAATTGAGAACTGTCATATGCCAATTGGTCCAATTACAAGAGCAAcaactaagagaataaaagaagacTTTGCAAACATGACTAAATTACTTGTTCAGGAGATGCATCAAGAATTGGGCAAGACAATGATTAACGATTATGAAAAGTCAAATGTCGTACTATTTACAAAATGAGTTGAAAACTCTCGTTAGTCAAGATGAATTAAATATGCATTACTTtcttagtatttattttatatttattttattttagtttgttttgtttgttaTAGGCCTAGTTATGATTTGacccatttttattttagtaaactTGTGAGTTAGGATTTTAAACTTAAGAGGTATAAAAATTCTCTAAAATCTGAtagctactttttttttcttaattttgatgaatgaaaattTCTTTGAGAAACTTGGATGTGAATAGAAGAGGTAGAGTGATTTTCTTAACTATTGCATCAAGAAATCAAATTGAGATAAATGAGtccctttctttaatttttcatcttACTCTAGATTACGTTTCGTATcaattattatatgtatttaacatttaatattaaattttaaatatagatGATATactaatatgaataataaaagattattgaatatttaatatttttatattatttaatatatatacttcGATATGTTTatgtcaaaaaaaatttatttttatatgttatatatttatttctataacttaaaatttttagattcttTAAAGAggaaagtatcgtttttgtccccaacgtttggggtaagtcctatttgtgtccctaacgtttaaatcgttctatttgtatccttaacgtttataaaagtaattcaatgttatcctactatcaattatactaaccaatcagattatatttttcaattattcacaCTTGGATGTAtccattctcaattaggtctcaattgaatgtgttcgattttaatattatacacactatttgtgtttatattcaattatgtccctaaaaaagtgaattatgtaaatattgtaggaattagtttcaacatttgatgagctatttttcggagtatatcatcgattctatcacagacatttgtattctaacttcaagaagagatttttagaactcaaactaaagcgctcatgatgtgtaattgacggcaggataacattgaatcacttttacaaacgttagggatacaaataggacgatttaaacgttagaaaCACAAATAGAATTTATCACAAACGTTTGGAATAAAAACGATACTTTCCTCTTTTTTAAAATAGTTATAAGCTCCAAGTAatcaaaatacttttaataaacaTTCTTATTAGAATTATGTATTGCTacatatttcaaaaataaaagttcaCTCTTtcgttatattaaaaattaatttgtttataaaaaaagaaatacttATAGAACCTGCTTAATCATTAAAGGTTAAATTTAAAATCAGTCCCTAGAATATTTAAGTATGACTCTGTTTGCCTGAGGAAAAAATAAAGTGAAATTTGTAAATAATGTTTAAGATAATGACGACTGAAAgtcataaattatattatattaaattataaattatagttttttttctaatttttaagtgagtaaatatttaaatataaataaaaaaacaaagtgtttatttaataaattagaggataatttaaatttttaagaatttttttatagaaaattacATATCAAATTTATCAAGCAATGAACTTTACTTTTACTTCTTAGCTTCCAATCAAAAGCAATATTAGATAGTAaattagatttcttttattcCAGAGCATGAGAACCATCAATCATACGATTCTTCCTTAAATTACAGAGGagtgctaggggccagcaacttttgtgttttgtaactatcaattggtcatcaatagtgtttttaaattttaatggtgtgagattacatccaatgatgagagatcactcacttttcttttgatggttaagtgctggccacaaaacacaaaagttgctggccctagaCTTTCTCTTATATAAATATAGCTGCATTACAAGGCACATCGGTTCTCACACACAGCTTATAACTAACTAATCAAGATTTAGAAAGAACTTTAAATTACTAAAACAAAGATAGTAAGTAGTTAACCAGCAACTTATTGAATCCAACACCGTATCTAATAATCATAACTAGAACTTAATTAGCACCATCATTTTAAATCATCAAATCAAACCTCTTTGACTTGAACAGCAgttgcagcagcagcagcagcggcAGCTCCTTCTTTAACTTCACtccccttctccttcttctcctccttaaCTTTCTCTTCGACTTCGAAGGCGGAAGCCGGAAATGACCGGGATAGCCCTGACGAGATCTGGAAAGTGATCTTTCCGGTCGGTGGGTTATCGACATAGATATCAGTGAGTGTGAGCCAAAGAAGAAGCTCCTTGGTCTTGACACCAGTGAGCTTCTTGATCTTCCCAACCTCAACATACGCAGTGACCTCAGGGGCATAACTCACAAGCTTCCCAATCTTCTCGAACTTGTGTGTTGAGCTCTTTTTCTGCTTCAGCCACACGAACCCACTCTCCTTTTCGTACCCACACTCCTCCATGTCCTTCAATGGAAGTAACCCATTGGGTAACCCTACTTCCTTCAGGAGAAGCTGTGTTTTCTCTTGGCACAGTTCATCTCCTCGGTACACCTCTGATTTGGCCTTGATCTCTTCGGTCACTAGAGacattattatctttttttggtTGTTTGCTACGTTTTGGTGTTTGATTATTTCAAGGGAGATATAGAGGTTAATATATAGTTTTGAATCAATGGCATTGCCCTTACTATGTCCCATTAACTTGCTTAGATGCCATTGTCATTCATAAATGCGCGTAATCGGTAGCTCGCGCAATATTAAGTTACAATAAATTTGATGGTGCTACGATTATGTACGGTATAGAGATAAGTAGGGGTGGAATTAGGTTAAATTTTAAGAAGGAACTAAAAATTATTTCACAATAAAATGAAGATTGCAATaaaaattttagaggaaaataaattgaaaattacatataatctattaaaaaaattgacaatAAGTTAGTATGATTTATcctaaatttgattaaattatttttctccttttgattttaatagggtgagcacgggtagcgggtacccgattaTCCGTCCgaacccgaaccgaaccaattaaattggttcttaaACCAACGGGTAATCGAGTCTAATTCGAACCAAATCGATGGcttttgttagtgattggttcgggtatcgATTTTGGAGATGcggaacccgaaccaacccgtgaactcgatcatatattaattaaataaaaaaataaaaaaatatatatgactttttcattagacaatgattattcattattaatatgtttggattttaatgagttcagtttttaatgtatttgatgtttaacatgtttggattatttctattgatgttacatgtttattgtacttgttgaatttttaagataaaaatttagtttttctttatgaatttcaaaatcatcgggtacccaattacccgaaccgaaccaattcgttcttaatcggtttggtttgattcggatacatatataaaaaaatacaaatccgaaccaaaccgaaccaattatattttgatcggttcgattctaattttaccataaatccaaaccaaaccgacccgtgctcacccctagatTTTAAGTGATATTTGTATTTGTATGCTAATGATGTGTAGATCCTAACAAAAATTTGGGTCACAATTACTATAgaaaactttttgtttttttgttcgtgaaaaactcaaaacgtccataaatttattgataaatgaataaaattaattttatacttacTAAAAATGAATAAGCTATTAATTTTATCCATGAATTAAAGTTTGAAATGTTAAGATATTAACcaatgaataaaattaattttcagatttttttacaCAAAGTTTAAATTATCTTTCATAAACATAAAACTAATTTCATTAACTtatacataaaatttaatttatcactATTCTAAATTTTCATTAACAAAAAAGGTTGTATATTCTAAACTTCAACTTTCTAAATTTAAACCAGAATTTCTCTCTAGCTAAGGTATTAATAGTGCTAGATGCTAAGGAAACGTGTGGCATAGAGTTTAGGGTACGAGTAGTTAGACTTAGACAttatgatttaggattttagggtatCCCCGTTAGGATATAAGTACAACCATACAGATGGGCCACACAACTACACAAGTCAAGTTCGAATTAGTCAGAGACTCAGTGTGTTAGACAGCTGGCGGATAACCCGAAGAAAAATTAGATTATAGGTTTTACtggtggaaaaaaaaaaaaaaggatcatACAACAAGTTTTTGGTACTTAGGCTCAAAATTatatttacatttataattaaaatatgaataaaattattaaaataaaatgtgactaatttttatacttataaaatgtttgattattttgtaaaatgattaattattttactgtaaatattttgattttttttaatataattgatattttattaaaatatataaaataatatgtataaatttatataaatatatagtgattAATTTATAGTGTTTATGAAACATTGTTATTCTTGAAAATAGAAATGAAAGGAGATTGATTCCTCTTATACAACTTTGATCCATGTGAACCACCTAGATGATTAATTTACACTTGAATGCAAGAGCCAGCGCAAAAATTATATTATACTCCTCCGGTtctcaaataaatatttttaaaaataagttaggACAAAATTAGCcttaatattaataattgtatttaactaatttaaattagtcgAATAGTCAGTTCATTCGTTTGCTTAAATAGATGTCGAAGATTTGAATTTTACCTTGTGTATACAGCAATCTATTAGCCAgcgacaaactcttaaataaaactCAGATTTACAACATATTATTAGTCCATGTCTTATCGAGTTGAACGATACcatgaaaacaaaaaattaataattgcaTTGTCTTTGTATTTACTAAATTATAAAGTGAAATGCATATTGACATTTTTTCTAATTAATGAACAATTCTACCTGTTATTGCCTTGCATGGGTAAATTAAGAAACCATagtattcaaaaaaataaataaataaataaacaagcatgTATTTTGTATCTCAAAAATACATAGTCCTAGTTTAGTTTATAAAACAAGTTAGACATCACATTTAACTTGAcattatatcttttaaaattgttcaCATTTAGTGAGAAAGTAATGTGATGTCACATTTTAACTTTGAAgtacaattttttatattaaattttgtagGTACTAATGCAATATTagggcaaaatatatatatttaaatagagcaggttttaaaattatctaaatacaacaattaaaaaataattatatctcgGTCTTGTATTGAATCTAGATAAGTTGTTATAGGGTataaaattttatgaatttacAAATAAACCTATATGACATATCACATTTTATGAGAAAATGAAAAAGCAACAGAAATCGCTATAGATAGTAGTAATTTACGAAAGAAAAAGTGTAAATACATAAAACGCAATACATAACAGCAGTTTACATGAATTTGGTAATCCTTGAGAGGGTATAGAGATTTATAAATGAAATTTTGTCTATAAATACTAGTTAAACGTGATTGTGATGTAGAGTGATTAAATACAATGTCAAGTGAGGATAGTTTCGTAGCTCATGTATACCACAGGGAAAAGATTCAGAAAAGCAAAAGAGAGAGTATAAAGTTTACTAATAAAGAACCTTTAAGTATTTTTATCCATTCAACAAATACTTTGGTAGATATTCAAACCAGTATATTACAGATGTTTGGGGTGTGTAGAACCAAGCCTGTGAAGAAATTATTCTACAAGATTATGATTGCCGTGGTGTTGGCTGCTTTAAAGTATGATACCTTTTTTATAGGATTCGGTACATATCTGTAAATTCTGTTTCATTGTTGGAAAAACTTTCTAGAGGTGAGAAACCATGAGTTTTATGCAAAGCTTGAAGATGTTATCACCAGTTCTGCGGGATTAGCTCTGAATCCATAATCTGTTGGATTGGGGGCTTCAAGTTCAATGCCTGTAGTCATACTGGTGCTGGTGTTAGTGGTATCTCCATCTTTTACAGTTGATTTAAACCACAATGATGGGGATGCTTGTGTCATGGGAAATAATCGTTTTTTTAGCAAGCTTATGATTGCAATGGTTGGTTCTCTTCATGATTTCTAATGGTGCGAAGGACGGAGGATTAGATCGAATTGATAATACAATGCGAGAAGATGATTCAAATGAGAGGAGCCTGCCAAGATAAGGTGGGGACAGTGATGAGATACAGGAGCAATTCAGCCACACAGCAGTACCTGCCACACTTTTCCATCATAAACTTGGAGGCAATAGCGCAACAACAGGAGTTTGAGTCTACTTTTTGGGGTCAGGGATTGTACAATACAAATGTTCCAACAAAATTTCAAATTGGCCAATCATTCCAGAATAAAGAAGAAGATGTACTTAGTGTCAAGAGTTATAGCATCCATCCTGGAGTTGAATATAAAAATCTTGTTATCAGACCACCTCAAGTACCATAGAAAGTGCAAAGAATTTGAAAAATGATGCAATTGGTTGATTCGGATTTCACTTCAGTAGAGAAAGGGTATGACTTGATCCACCTTATGCCACTCAATCACAACAAAATAGGTCAAGCTTGTCACCGCCTTCTTAACCTCGAACCCTCCTTAACAAGTTTCCTCGGGTGAATTATCCCCATAACCTCCCCTGAAGAATATGGCTTCTACATAAATTGGAAAAAATAAACCATTTTTAGATGACAACATAAAAAGAAACCATAATATGAAATGTAATATGATTTAAAACCTGAAACTACTTACATCTTGAGCCTGCAACTTATCCAACGCAACCCTCATTCGAATAACCTTCGGCTCCTTCTCATATAAGTAGGCAGATATTCCACCCATCTCCAATTCCATCATTAGTTCAACGTATAGAGACACAAAGGCATTTATCTAAATATCGCCAACATAAAACACTCAATCATACTTGGATGTCAATGGGAAAAAAATGTGTTGAAGCCATACGACCTCAGTGTGGGGAACTGCTAAAATATCCATGACTGTAGTAGTTGCAGCGGTCTGGCTAGGTTGGTTACATTTTTGTTGGCCACCCAAAACATGCATTTGTACAACTATTCGAGAGTGATCGAACCCCAACTATACTAACTTAGTTTCTCTAGATTTGCCACAAATGACAACCATCGAAGGTGAACCCAATTCTCATTCTTGTCACGCAACAGCTGAGTAGAGAGCAATATCATAATATAGACCTGAGCGTGTATACGCACTTCTCTTCACTCGCATTGGTTAGGAGCACCTTGAGCTTCTCATGGAATTATATGAAGTGAACTGTCATATGCTTGACCTTATTGGTTTAGTCATCGACGGAAGATTACCAAGTAGCTCTTCAAACCATTTTCATGCTAGCTTCTCATCAGAAATGAATTGTGGAAAATCAGTGAGGCACCTGCTAACCGCCTCGCCATCAATAAGCAACCCCAACTGGTACAGCAACTGGTGTGCGTTTCAGGATGCTTCTTCTTAATGAATGCACTGACCAAAGACTCATCCAACCTAAATCAATGGTTGTTCAGCCTTGCCAGGTAGTACAACCCGACAACCTCTAAGTATGGGATGACCCGATCGTGTAGATACATCACTTAGTTCGCTGCATCAACAAATAAAAAGTTGACCCTAAtcaaattttaatgaaaattctaacaataataatcaactaaaaaattttgatttttataaattaaagttGGTGAATGTCTTCTAATCTTCACTAAaatatccaaacacaatatcattaACCTCACTATTTTTCTTCAAATTATATGAATCAAGATTAATAGATAATAAAACTAGCATGTTTAACGAATAATAACACACTATCATCAATCTTATGACTATCACTCCAAATCTACTTTCTTTAATCAATAATATATCATTACTTTTCTTTGAATTAACTAAGAACAACTTTTTACACTAACTTTTTTATTGAGTTTCCAGCAATGTGGACAACACCGTCTAGTCAATAACCACGATCATCTTCTTCCAATGCCACACCTATGTGTGATCCTTGTGATTCtctctgaaaactttccaaaataaaattttgaaaacaatcgAAATGAATAATTAGTAGCTAGCAATTACGGTTTTATAGCATCTAACACATAAAACACTAAAACGTGATTGGTAGTAGCAGATTTGTCCCATCGGTTTGTTCATAAATTGTAATTTTGGATAATGATTTTATCCCATTAAATTTTTCACGTAAACCACAATGCTTCATAGTAGTTTATTTATAAATTGATTAAATTCGTAAAACCTTACCCCCTACAACAATTTATCTAGATTTGCTAATTGATATAGAATGAATATgtaattatttttcaattcttgcatatagataattttaaaatccactttatttaaatacataatttGTCAACAATGTTAAGTTGAACTTTCAATGATGTATtcgatattaataatttttaaaattaatctgaTACGTTATAATTTAGGGAGTAGAATCTTTGCATAATAATCTTTCTTGTATAATGATTTAA
This window harbors:
- the LOC112779212 gene encoding uncharacterized protein, with product MGHSKGNAIDSKLYINLYISLEIIKHQNVANNQKKIIMSLVTEEIKAKSEVYRGDELCQEKTQLLLKEVGLPNGLLPLKDMEECGYEKESGFVWLKQKKSSTHKFEKIGKLVSYAPEVTAYVEVGKIKKLTGVKTKELLLWLTLTDIYVDNPPTGKITFQISSGLSRSFPASAFEVEEKVKEEKKEKGSEVKEGAAAAAAAATAVQVKEV